One Rhabdothermincola sediminis DNA window includes the following coding sequences:
- a CDS encoding flavin reductase family protein — translation MSDITDDSTTFDAAKFRQVLGHFPTGVTVITAMSEGTAVGLAVGSFASLSLEPPQVLFCAGKQSSSWPKIRAAGAFCVNVLADDQEDVCRVFASKAPDKFAEIGWKRSGNGSPLLEGALAYIDCTIGDVVASGDHDIVIGAVQDLDVLHEGGPLIFYRGGYGRFTV, via the coding sequence GTGAGCGACATCACCGACGACAGCACCACCTTCGACGCGGCCAAGTTCCGACAGGTCCTCGGCCACTTCCCGACCGGGGTCACCGTGATCACGGCGATGAGCGAGGGCACGGCGGTCGGCTTGGCCGTCGGCTCCTTCGCTTCGCTGTCGCTGGAACCGCCGCAAGTGCTGTTCTGCGCCGGGAAGCAGTCCTCGAGCTGGCCCAAGATCCGCGCCGCTGGTGCGTTCTGCGTGAACGTGCTCGCCGACGACCAAGAGGACGTGTGCCGGGTGTTCGCCAGCAAGGCTCCCGACAAGTTCGCCGAGATCGGCTGGAAGCGCTCGGGTAACGGGTCGCCCCTGCTGGAGGGAGCCCTGGCCTACATCGACTGCACGATCGGCGACGTCGTCGCATCCGGTGACCACGACATCGTGATCGGCGCCGTGCAGGACCTCGACGTGCTGCACGAGGGCGGTCCGCTGATCTTCTATCGCGGCGGGTACGGCCGGTTCACGGTCTGA
- a CDS encoding gamma carbonic anhydrase family protein: MMIYALGDQVPEIHPEAYVHPDAVVIGNVVLGPEASVWPGAVLRGDDGWIHIGARTSVQDGSVLHCTAELPTIVGDDCVIGHIVHLEGCTVEDRALVGNGAVVLHRAVVRSGALVGSNAVVPAGMEVPSGAMALGVPARIRENSVTPEMISGPAWSYVQRAARYRRELRRVEQLP; the protein is encoded by the coding sequence CTGATGATCTACGCGCTGGGCGACCAGGTCCCCGAGATCCACCCCGAGGCCTACGTGCATCCCGATGCCGTGGTGATCGGCAACGTGGTGCTCGGCCCGGAGGCCTCGGTGTGGCCGGGTGCGGTGCTGCGCGGCGACGACGGGTGGATCCACATCGGGGCCCGCACCTCGGTGCAGGACGGCTCGGTGCTGCACTGCACGGCCGAGCTGCCCACGATCGTGGGCGACGACTGCGTGATCGGCCACATCGTCCACCTGGAGGGCTGCACGGTGGAGGACCGAGCCCTGGTGGGCAACGGCGCGGTGGTCCTGCATCGTGCCGTCGTGCGCTCCGGCGCCCTCGTGGGGTCCAACGCCGTGGTGCCGGCTGGCATGGAGGTGCCCTCGGGGGCGATGGCCCTCGGCGTCCCCGCCAGGATCCGGGAGAACTCGGTGACCCCGGAGATGATCTCCGGGCCCGCGTGGTCCTACGTGCAACGAGCAGCCCGCTACCGGCGGGAGCTGCGCCGCGTCGAGCAGTTGCCTTGA
- a CDS encoding MBL fold metallo-hydrolase: protein MTFHGVRGSTPCSCEANRRHGGNTACVALETADSDPIVFDLGTGFRFFGETQTDDGSFRAHALVTHLHWDHVQGLPFCVPLNRSGARLDVYGPPQDGISVAEAFEEFMRPPYFPVRVGDLIGDIEFHTIDADDLAIGDAKVRARYVPHIGPTFGYRVELAGATVAYLSDHQQPLDGSFEVAPEVLELADGVDLLIHDAQYTDEEWALKSHWGHCTVDYALHVAREAGVRRLALFHHDPAHSDEVIDGFMPVVREQADRLGIEEVLAAWEGLTITLGRVTAAAR, encoded by the coding sequence GTGACGTTCCACGGCGTGCGTGGTTCGACACCGTGCTCGTGTGAGGCGAACAGGCGCCACGGGGGCAACACGGCGTGCGTCGCGCTGGAGACCGCCGACAGCGACCCCATCGTCTTCGACCTGGGTACCGGCTTCCGCTTTTTCGGTGAGACTCAGACGGATGACGGCTCGTTCCGAGCGCACGCCCTCGTCACCCACCTCCACTGGGACCACGTGCAGGGGCTGCCGTTCTGCGTCCCCCTCAACCGCTCCGGAGCCCGGCTCGACGTCTACGGTCCTCCGCAGGACGGTATCTCCGTCGCCGAGGCCTTCGAGGAGTTCATGCGGCCGCCGTACTTCCCCGTGCGGGTCGGGGACCTCATCGGCGACATCGAGTTCCACACCATCGACGCCGACGACCTGGCGATCGGCGACGCCAAGGTGCGGGCGCGCTACGTGCCGCACATCGGTCCCACGTTCGGTTACCGGGTGGAGCTGGCCGGAGCGACCGTCGCCTATCTCAGTGACCACCAGCAGCCGCTCGACGGCAGCTTCGAGGTCGCGCCGGAGGTGCTGGAGCTGGCCGACGGGGTCGACCTGCTCATCCACGATGCCCAGTACACCGACGAGGAGTGGGCGCTGAAGTCCCACTGGGGCCACTGCACCGTCGACTACGCGCTCCACGTGGCCCGCGAAGCGGGTGTGCGGCGCCTGGCCCTCTTCCACCACGACCCCGCGCACTCCGACGAGGTGATCGACGGGTTCATGCCCGTGGTGCGTGAACAGGCCGATCGCCTCGGGATCGAGGAGGTCCTCGCGGCCTGGGAGGGTCTCACCATCACGCTGGGGCGGGTCACCGCCGCCGCTCGGTGA
- a CDS encoding amidohydrolase family protein translates to MAADDVDPGLPIKLHPCSNGEYLPPPASPLVREVARRTRERAASNAHAVGMSRRQFLLSSMGAATMLTVLAACSREAEEGEPGGTFVTSPEAERDPDAARDALGGDDFVFDVQGHFLDYSHDYGGPVPAFPQSNCGSADPKECYSVERFLDLIFNKSDTNMIVLSALPFAGNPLSPEVMARTIALADEVCGDQRVLMQGEAHPSDGPLDVALAAMADLRDRYGIGAWKVYTHAGGPGWYLDDHDPRAAQVGERFLSQVATLGPPIVAVHKGFSSGSPFASPVDVGPAALNHPELSFVVYHSGYEAEHTEGPYDADAPQGIDRLIASVRAADIGPGGNVYAELGSTWKSVMGRPTEAAHVLGKLLAAFGEDNVVWGTDSIWYGSPQDQIQAFRAFQISEQFQERFGYPALTPQIKAKILGLNSARLYGVEPITSRCRIDRGEIEQARQASTDGNQTFGPTTAAGALALMRAHRIATA, encoded by the coding sequence ATGGCCGCCGACGACGTCGACCCGGGCCTGCCGATCAAGCTGCACCCCTGCTCCAACGGGGAGTACCTGCCCCCACCGGCGTCCCCGCTGGTGCGCGAGGTGGCCCGCCGCACCCGGGAGCGGGCCGCGAGCAACGCGCACGCCGTCGGCATGTCACGCCGGCAGTTCCTGCTCTCCTCGATGGGTGCGGCGACGATGCTCACCGTGCTCGCGGCCTGCAGCAGGGAGGCCGAGGAGGGCGAGCCGGGTGGCACCTTCGTCACCTCGCCGGAAGCCGAGCGGGACCCGGACGCGGCCCGCGACGCGCTGGGCGGCGACGACTTCGTGTTCGACGTGCAGGGGCACTTCCTCGACTACAGCCACGACTACGGAGGCCCGGTGCCGGCGTTCCCGCAATCGAACTGCGGATCAGCCGACCCGAAGGAGTGCTACTCGGTCGAGCGGTTCCTCGACCTGATCTTCAACAAGAGCGACACGAACATGATCGTGCTGTCCGCGCTGCCCTTCGCGGGCAACCCGCTCAGCCCGGAGGTCATGGCCCGCACCATCGCCCTGGCCGACGAGGTGTGCGGTGACCAGCGGGTCCTCATGCAGGGCGAGGCCCACCCGAGCGACGGCCCGCTCGACGTCGCGCTGGCGGCGATGGCCGACCTGCGAGACCGCTACGGGATCGGTGCGTGGAAGGTGTACACGCACGCCGGTGGGCCGGGCTGGTACCTCGACGACCACGACCCCCGAGCGGCGCAGGTGGGCGAGCGGTTCCTGTCCCAGGTGGCGACCCTCGGTCCACCGATCGTGGCCGTGCACAAGGGGTTCTCCTCCGGGAGCCCCTTCGCCAGCCCCGTCGATGTCGGCCCAGCGGCGCTGAACCACCCCGAGCTCTCCTTCGTGGTGTATCACTCGGGCTACGAAGCCGAGCACACCGAGGGCCCCTACGACGCCGACGCACCTCAGGGCATCGACCGCCTGATCGCCTCGGTGCGAGCCGCCGACATCGGACCGGGGGGCAACGTCTACGCCGAGCTGGGCTCGACGTGGAAGTCGGTGATGGGGCGACCGACCGAAGCAGCGCACGTGCTGGGCAAGCTGCTTGCGGCCTTCGGCGAGGACAACGTGGTGTGGGGGACGGACTCCATCTGGTACGGCTCACCGCAGGACCAGATCCAGGCCTTCCGCGCCTTCCAGATCAGCGAGCAGTTCCAGGAGCGGTTCGGCTACCCGGCGTTGACCCCACAGATCAAGGCCAAGATCTTGGGACTCAACTCGGCCAGGCTCTACGGGGTGGAGCCGATCACCAGCCGCTGCCGGATCGACCGCGGCGAGATCGAGCAGGCGCGTCAGGCGTCCACCGACGGGAACCAGACCTTCGGACCCACCACCGCGGCCGGTGCCCTGGCCCTGATGCGCGCCCACCGCATCGCGACTGCCTGA